The following coding sequences lie in one Arabidopsis thaliana chromosome 3, partial sequence genomic window:
- a CDS encoding uncharacterized protein (unknown protein; Has 91 Blast hits to 91 proteins in 12 species: Archae - 0; Bacteria - 0; Metazoa - 0; Fungi - 0; Plants - 91; Viruses - 0; Other Eukaryotes - 0 (source: NCBI BLink).), with amino-acid sequence MYQDRQGVVGGGGGGGSAPHGIILAVVVALVVLVPFFIGDSGEAITDAIAELLSPVGLLLLPIILLLTIQFLSSERGSFVSAIFSTGEPESIHRVSGSPVGVALFLVLILFLLYYRFSIFGGDDGSDD; translated from the coding sequence ATGTATCAAGATCGTCAAGGCGTTGTAGGAGGCGGAGGCGGTGGCGGTTCTGCGCCACACGGAATCATACTCGCCGTCGTTGTTGCATTAGTGGTGCTTGTTCCGTTCTTCATCGGAGACAGTGGTGAGGCCATTACAGATGCGATCGCAGAGCTTCTTAGTCCGGTGGGACTTCTATTGCTTCCTatcatcctcctcctcacTATACAGTTTCTCTCGTCGGAACGTGGTTCCTTCGTGTCGGCCATTTTCTCCACCGGAGAACCAGAATCGATTCACAGGGTTAGCGGATCTCCCGTGGGTGTTGCTCTCTTCCTCGTACTGATCTTGTTCTTACTCTACTACCGCTTCTCTATCTTCGGCGGAGATGATGGTTCCGATGACTGA
- a CDS encoding Tetratricopeptide repeat (TPR)-like superfamily protein codes for MRMLLRPGIIFHTDTKSSRVVTVCKNLSSLSDNGENHEKPYTFEGNRQTVNDICNVLETGPWGPSAENTLSALSFKPQPEFVIGVLRRLKDVNRAIEYFRWYERRTELPHCPESYNSLLLVMARCRNFDALDQILGEMSVAGFGPSVNTCIEMVLGCVKANKLREGYDVVQMMRKFKFRPAFSAYTTLIGAFSAVNHSDMMLTLFQQMQELGYEPTVHLFTTLIRGFAKEGRVDSALSLLDEMKSSSLDADIVLYNVCIDSFGKVGKVDMAWKFFHEIEANGLKPDEVTYTSMIGVLCKANRLDEAVEMFEHLEKNRRVPCTYAYNTMIMGYGSAGKFDEAYSLLERQRAKGSIPSVIAYNCILTCLRKMGKVDEALKVFEEMKKDAAPNLSTYNILIDMLCRAGKLDTAFELRDSMQKAGLFPNVRTVNIMVDRLCKSQKLDEACAMFEEMDYKVCTPDEITFCSLIDGLGKVGRVDDAYKVYEKMLDSDCRTNSIVYTSLIKNFFNHGRKEDGHKIYKDMINQNCSPDLQLLNTYMDCMFKAGEPEKGRAMFEEIKARRFVPDARSYSILIHGLIKAGFANETYELFYSMKEQGCVLDTRAYNIVIDGFCKCGKVNKAYQLLEEMKTKGFEPTVVTYGSVIDGLAKIDRLDEAYMLFEEAKSKRIELNVVIYSSLIDGFGKVGRIDEAYLILEELMQKGLTPNLYTWNSLLDALVKAEEINEALVCFQSMKELKCTPNQVTYGILINGLCKVRKFNKAFVFWQEMQKQGMKPSTISYTTMISGLAKAGNIAEAGALFDRFKANGGVPDSACYNAMIEGLSNGNRAMDAFSLFEETRRRGLPIHNKTCVVLLDTLHKNDCLEQAAIVGAVLRETGKARHAARSW; via the exons ATGCGGATGCTATTAAGACCAG GAATTATATTCCATACAGATACAAAATCATCTCGTGTTGTCACAGTTTGTAAGAACTTATCATCTTTATCTGATAATGGCGAAAATCATGAGAAACCATATACATTTGAGGGTAATAGGCAAACTGTTAATGATATTTGCAATGTTTTGGAGACTGGTCCATGGGGACCTTCAGCTGAGAATACTCTATCTGCTCTAAGTTTTAAACCACAACCAGAATTTGTCATTGGGGTTTTACGGAGGCTGAAAGATGTTAATCGGGCTATTGAGTATTTCCGTTGGTATGAGAGAAGAACCGAGCTGCCTCATTGTCCTGAATCATACAACTCCTTGCTTTTGGTGATGGCTCGTTGTAGAAATTTTGATGCTTTGGACCAGATTCTTGGAGAAATGAGTGTTGCAGGATTTGGCCCTTCTGTTAACACTTGTATTGAGATGGTTTTGGGCTGCGTTAAGGCTAATAAGCTTAGGGAAGGTTATGATGTTGTGCAGATGATGAGGAAGTTCAAGTTCCGACCTGCTTTTTCAGCTTACACAACTCTTATCGGTGCTTTCTCGGCAGTTAATCATTCTGATATGATGTTGACACTCTTTCAGCAAATGCAGGAGTTAGGATATGAACCGACCGTTCATCTGTTTACAACATTGATTCGGGGATTTGCCAAAGAGGGTCGAGTTGATTCTGCTCTATCTTTACTTGATGAGATGAAGAGCAGCTCTCTTGATGCCGACATTGTTCTTTATAATGTATGTATTGATAGCTTTGGTAAAGTGGGCAAGGTTGATATGGCATGGAAATTTTTTCATGAGATTGAAGCGAATGGTTTAAAGCCTGATGAAGTCACTTATACCAGCATGATAGGAGTTCTGTGCAAGGCAAACAGATTGGATGAAGCTGTAGAGATGTTTGAGCATCTAGAGAAGAATAGACGGGTTCCTTGCACTTATGCTTACAACACGATGATTATGGGTTATGGTTCGGCTGGAAAATTTGATGAAGCATACAGTCTCCTAGAGAGACAGAGGGCTAAAGGGTCTATACCGAGTGTGATTGCATATAATTGCATTCTTACATGCTTAAGGAAAATGGGAAAAGTGGACGAAGCTTTGAAAGTTTTCGAGGAGATGAAAAAAGACGCTGCTCCAAATCTTTCAACCTATAATATTCTCATTGACATGCTGTGTAGAGCTGGTAAACTTGACACTGCTTTTGAGCTACGCGATTCTATGCAGAAGGCTGGTCTGTTTCCTAATGTGAGGACTGTGAACATAATGGTTGATCGGCTCTGTAAATCCCAAAAACTTGATGAAGCATGTGCTATGTTCGAGGAGATGGATTATAAGGTTTGTACCCCAGATGAGATTACATTTTGCTCCCTCATAGATGGCTTAGGAAAGGTCGGAAGAGTTGATGACGCTTACAAAGTCTATGAAAAGATGTTGGATTCTGATTGTCGTACTAACTCTATCGTTTACACATCCCTCATAAAAAACTTCTTCAACCACGGTAGAAAAGAAGATGGACACAAGATATACAAGGACATGATTAATCAAAACTGTTCTCCTGATTTACAGCTTCTTAATACGTACATGGATTGCATGTTCAAGGCTGGAGAACCAGAAAAGGGAAGGGCCAtgtttgaagaaataaaagcCCGTCGGTTTGTCCCAGATGCTCGAAGCTACTCGATTTTAATTCATGGACTAATAAAAGCAGGATTTGCAAATGAAACTTATGAGTTGTTTTATTCCATGAAAGAGCAAGGGTGTGTCTTGGACACACGTGCTTACAATATTGTCATTGACGGTTTCTGCAAGTGTGGAAAAGTTAACAAAGCTTATCAGCTGCTGGAGGAAATGAAGACAAAAGGTTTTGAGCCAACTGTTGTTACGTATGGTTCAGTCATCGACGGGCTTGCAAAAATAGATCGGCTTGATGAAGCTTATATGCTCTTTGAGGAAGCAAAATCGAAGAGAATAGAGCTAAACGTGGTGATTTACAGTAGTCTTATTGATGGGTTTGGAAAAGTTGGTAGGATAGATGAAGCTTACCTTATCTTGGAAGAGCTTATGCAGAAAGGATTAACACCTAATCTTTACACATGGAACTCATTGCTTGATGCATTGGTCAAAGCTGAGGAAATCAACGAAGCGCTTGTCTGTTTTCAGTCGATGAAAGAACTGAAATGCACGCCAAACCAAGTTACTTATGGTATCCTAATAAATGGTCTTTGTAAGGTCAGGAAGTTCAATAAAGCCTTTGTCTTTTGGCAGGAGATGCAGAAACAGGGGATGAAACCCAGTACTATTTCTTACACCACCATGATATCAGGACTTGCAAAGGCTGGGAATATTGCAGAGGCTGGGGCGCTCTTCGATCGGTTCAAGGCAAACGGTGGTGTTCCAGACTCTGCTTGTTATAATGCCATGATCGAAGGTCTAAGTAACGGAAACAGGGCAATGGatgctttttctctttttgaggAAACACGTCGAAGAGGATTACCTATCCATAACAAAACCTGTGTTGTTCTTTTGGATACTTTGCATAAGAATGATTGTCTTGAGCAAGCAGCTATTGTGGGAGCTGTTTTGAGGGAAACGGGAAAGGCACGGCATGCTGCCCGATCTTGGTAG
- a CDS encoding syntaxin KNOLLE-like protein (unknown protein; Has 2 Blast hits to 2 proteins in 1 species: Archae - 0; Bacteria - 0; Metazoa - 0; Fungi - 0; Plants - 2; Viruses - 0; Other Eukaryotes - 0 (source: NCBI BLink).): MIFDFLNFKTRKTFRLVIVGLYPKGSPSRNSRRPKTSLGPGGGLEIVFNQQ; the protein is encoded by the coding sequence atgatatttgattttctaaatttcaaaactcGAAAAACATTTAGACTAGTTATTGTAGGGCTTTACCCCAAAGGGAGCCCTTCCAGAAATTCTCGAAGGCCCAAGACAAGCTTAGGCCCAGGAGGGGGTTTGGAAATAGTTTTCAACCAGCAATAG
- the ULP1A gene encoding UB-like protease 1A (UB-like protease 1A (ULP1A); CONTAINS InterPro DOMAIN/s: Peptidase C48, SUMO/Sentrin/Ubl1 (InterPro:IPR003653); BEST Arabidopsis thaliana protein match is: Cysteine proteinases superfamily protein (TAIR:AT4G15880.1); Has 1394 Blast hits to 1393 proteins in 209 species: Archae - 0; Bacteria - 2; Metazoa - 593; Fungi - 272; Plants - 373; Viruses - 5; Other Eukaryotes - 149 (source: NCBI BLink).), with protein sequence MKNQSRVLNSELGDFDLSVLWDQILNFEGYGSYCFRPMDMDGYHKRSAGLNPCKHSGFSHSSRPMAPGIYRYPEVKSSLRRQVHAPVRILNSGRDRSTRQGSGNVLGTFLTRNNDMWKRNALDSSLRYRTDREVIDVDDELGDVEMISDDTSREGVENVAMEVDEVEEKAEMGNGLFSEVASLKNGSLRVGECSKANSSSLVVNRPVTDVTSFEAYRKVLESAVNRTSKLKDRGFVDFFKERGRALLRSLSSFWRQDEEPVEVVQREAFVPLSREEETAVRRAFSANDSNILVTHKNSNIDITGKILRCLKPGKWLNDEVINLYMVLLKEREAREPKKFLKCHFFNTFFFTKLVNSATGYNYGAVRRWTSMKRLGYHLKDCDKIFIPIHMNIHWTLAVINIKDQKFQYLDSFKGREPKILDALARYFVDEVRDKSEVDLDVSRWRQEFVQDLPMQRNGFDCGMFMVKYIDFYSRGLDLCFTQEQMPYFRARTAKEILQLKAE encoded by the exons ATGAAAAACcaatctagggttttgaaCTCTGAATTGGGGGATTTTGACCTTTCAGTTTTGTGGgatcaaattttgaatttcgaGGGTTATGGTTCCTACTGTTTCAGACCAATGGATATGGATGGTTACCACAAACGGAGCGCCGGTTTAAACCCTTGTAAACACTCCGGTTTCTCACATTCATCAAGACCCATGGCTCCAGGAATTTACCGTTACCCAGAAGTGAAATCTTCGTTGCGGAGACAAGTTCATGCGCCTGTGCGGATACTCAATAGCGGTCGAGATCGTAGCACACGACAAGGTTCTGGTAATGTGTTGGGAACCTTTCTCACAAGGAACAATGACATGTGGAAAAGAAATGCACTTGATTCGTCTTTACGCTATAGAACGGATAGAGAAGTaattgatgttgatgatgagcTTGGAGATGTTGAAATGATATCTGATGATACAAGTAGGGAGGGTGTCGAAAACGTGGCTATGGAGGTGGACGAGGTGGAAGAGAAGGCGGAGATGGGAAATGGATTGTTTTCTGAGGTTGCCAGTCTGAAAAATGGGAGCTTGAGGGTGGGTGAATGTTCTAAAGCTAATAGTAGTTCACTCGTTGTGAATCGCCCTGTGACTGATGTCACAAGTTTTGAAGCATACAGAAAGGTTCTTGAGAGTGCTGTGAACCGGACTTCTAAACTGAAAGACAGAggctttgttgatttttttaaagagagaGGTCGTGCTTTACTACGAAGCTTGTCTTCCTTTTGGAGACAAGATGAAGAACCAGTAGAG GTTGTACAACGTGAGGCATTTGTACCTCTTTCTAGAGAGGAGGAGACAGCAGTCAGGCGTGCATTCTCAGCTAATGATTC AAACATCTTGGTTACTCATAAGAACTCAAATATTGATATTACCGGGAAAATCTTGAGGTGCCTTAAACCAGGCAAATGGTTGAACGATGAG GTCATTAATCTTTATATGGTATTGCTGAAAGAAAGGGAAGCTAGAGAACCAAAGAAGTTTCTTAAATGTCATTTTttcaatacatttttcttcactAAG TTAGTTAATTCGGCGACTGGATACAACTATGGTGCAGTGAGAAGATGGACTTCAATGAAGAGGTTGGGCTACCATCTCAAAGACTGTGACAAG ataTTTATCCCTATCCATATGAACATCCACTGGACTTTGGCTGTAATTAATATAAAGGACCAGAAATTCCAGTATCTTGACTCTTTCAAAGGAAGGGAGCCTAAAATCCTCGATGCACTG GCTAGATACTTTGTCGATGAAGTGAGGGATAAGAGTGAAGTAGACCTTGATGTAAGTCGATGGAGACAAGAATTTGTCCAGGACCTTCCAATGCAGAGAAATGG ATTCGATTGTGGAATGTTTATGGTGAAATACATCGACTTCTATAGCAGAGGTCTGGATCTTTGTTTCACTCAG GAACAAATGCCATATTTCCGGGCTAGGACAGCAAAGGAGATTCTGCAACTGAAAGCCGAGTGA
- a CDS encoding Transducin/WD40 repeat-like superfamily protein produces the protein MAYLSSSQSTFISCSENSSLDSILVSINVYILGVISDPEAWISLKQKCITLLSIEEDNTLFEFSSEHSALSNLYWGIDSIEASIHPECSEEKTSRLRNSERMLQMPALLDEQGTTTSGVPNTVLISFSYFYLSIVSYLQGDSLQSTLHFLQSVLVSPEIVRTDIAPELCESIFFTPGVYKSDEEIREIARKYKYRATYYQVMSYGETHQPPRECIETPVRRQKEYGQEIFAANAHSVAEKLELSETCEKLLQYQNLHSVDLQEEELNDIFNKIKASRKIEKSENNFEGSQCLDCNLQEDYNAEPGKSTRVRCLNEFLNESQPDTREDIGTDTLANIFCVSQQQAHKEANKAYNEDTLANRSSSFIGNFNRSIFEIQAQQSKTTWNTHLEDASSLRQLDLEEISVFGQKGSISFEGMRRNLQTKKRGNGLETLSRRAPTMDLWMNLQSLIKEVLGNADEKYVSEVTMIYQMLNRKEGFKYSMLKDVILDQLFTAISSSEEKTVIKASMTALTKIISVNRTALEEVKRKGLNLSHLANALKQNVQEAAILIYLIKPSPTEIKSLELLPALVDVVASTSSSSSCYTFIPSPSYLTPPAASLMIIEVLITAFDHATNTMHLAAISSPSVLCGLLDVAKSGNSGEFISLTSILVKCMQFDGLHRKYIYQHTRVAPFAHLLQSKDQEEICIALQFLHEVLKIPRSSAIKILQQIKKEGSFDIKVTLLHCIKHLQGDHKLFAADILLQLNALDSPPENKKYRNEATRALLDAVTYSEGSNMQLLSTFILANIGGTYSWTGEPYTAAWLMKRGGLTSMSHMNMIRNINWSDECLQDTGIDGWCCKIARRIIDTGKATFCGLQEGLKSKNKSVSKACLIAIAWLSIEISKGPNSLKYSACEVLLDEVAQFLHPGLELEERLLACICIYNFSSGKGIHKLVNFSEGVRESLRRLSHVTWMADELHKATYYLFSKSDQRISCVHTQTVEMHQSGSGAVTALIYHKGLLFSGFSDGSIRVWNVNKKIATLLWDIKEHKSTVTCFSLSETGECVLSGSADKTIRVWQIVKGKLECAEVIKTKDSIRKLEAFGNMIFVITKGHKMKLLDSSRISQSIFKGKGVKSMVSAQGKIYIGCIDTSIQELIVANKREKEIKAPTRSWRLQNKPINSVVVYKDMLYSSSTYVEMSNIKDLRRNYEPQMSITAEKGSNIVAMGVVEDFIYLNRSSSANTLQVIFFYKAKTLPS, from the exons ATGGCTTACCTTTCATCTTCTCAATCGACTTTTATCTCATGTAGTGAGAATTCATCTCTTGATTCGATTCTAGTTTCAATCAACGTCTACATCCTCGGCGTCATATCAGACCCTGAAGCATGGATTTCGCTTAAGCAGAAATGCATCACATTGCTCAgcattgaagaagataatactCTGTTTGAATTCTCCTCTGAACACTCTGCTCTCTCCAATCTCTATTGGGGAATCGATAGCATCGAAGCTTCTATACATCCCGAATGCTCAGAAGAAAAGACGTCTCGTCTGAGAAACTCAGAGAGAATGCTTCAAATGCCTGCGTTGCTTGACGAACAAGGGACCACCACTTCTGGTGTTCCAAACACAGtcttgatttctttctcttactTTTACCTCTCCATTGTAAGCTATCTTCAAGGTGATTCCTTGCAGTCCACATTGCATTTTCTGCAGTCGGTTTTGGTCTCGCCGGAGATTGTAAGAACCGACATTGCCCCTGAACTCTGCGAGAGCATTTTCTTCACTCCTGGTGTGTACAAGTCAGATGAAGAGATCAGAGAGATTGCAAGAAAGTATAAATACAGAGCAACTTATTACCAAGTTATGTCCTATGGAGAGACTCATCAGCCGCCACGTGAATGTATAGAGACACCGGTTAGAAGGCAGAAGGAATATGG GCAAGAAATATTTGCGGCTAATGCACATTCAGTTGCAGAGAAGCTAGAGTTGTCAGAAACTTGTGAG AAGTTATTGCAGTACCAGAACCTCCACAGTGTTGATTTGCAAGAGGAGGAACTTAATgacattttcaacaaaatcaaagcatCAAGGAAGATTGAGAAATCTGAAAATAACTTCGAAGGTTCTCAATGTTTGGATTGTAACCTGCAGGAAGATTACAATGCAGAGCCTGGAAAAAGTACAAGAGTCAGATGCCTTAATGAATTCTTGAACGAGTCTCAGCCAGATACTAGAGAAGACATTGGCACG GACACATTAGCAAACATCTTCTGTGTTTCCCAACAACAAGCTCACAAGGAAGCAAACAAAGCTTATAATGAGGACACATTAGCCAACAGATCCAGCAGTTTTATCGGTAATTTTAACCGTTCTATCTTTGAAATTCAGGCTCAACAATCAAAGACAACTTGGAATACCCACTTAGAAGATGCATCTTCTTTGAGGCAACTAGATTTGGAAGAAATATCAGTATTTGGACAAAAAGGGTCCATAAGTTTTGAAGGAATGAGGAGAAATTTGCAGACCAAAAAACGAGGGAATGGACTTGAGACGCTTTCTAGAAGAGCTCCAACAATGGATTTATGGATGAACCTTCAGAGCTTGATAAAGGAAGTGTTAGGGAATGCAGATGAGAAATATGTCTCAGAGGTTACAATGATATATCAAATGCTGAACAGGAAAGAAGGATTCAAGTATAGCATGCTAAAAGATGTCATTCTGGATCAGCTGTTTACGGCTATTTCTAGTTCCGAGGAGAAGACCGTGATTAAGGCGTCGATGACGGCACTTACCAAGATCATATCAGTTAATAGAACAGCTCTTGAGGAGGTCAAAAGGAAGGGTTTAAATTTAAGTCATTTAGCAAATGCTCTCAAACAAAATGTGCAAGAAGCAGCTATTCTCATCTACCTGATAAAGCCATCTCCAACAGAAATAAAGAGTCTTGAGCTTTTACCAGCtcttgttgatgttgttgcatccacttcttcttcatcttcttgttacACATTTATACCTTCACCTTCTTATTTGACGCCGCCTGCAGCATCATTGATGATAATTGAAGTGCTTATCACTGCTTTTGATCATGCTACAAACACAATGCACTTGGCTGCAATCAGCTCTCCTTCTGTCCTTTGTGGACTTCTTGATGTTGCAAAGAGTGGAAACTCAGGGGAATTCATCTCCTTGACAAGTATTTTAGTAAAATGCATGCAATTTGATGGACTTCACAGGAAGTATATTTATCAGCATACTCGAGTGGCTCCTTTTGCGCATCTCCTGCAAAGCAAAGACCAAGAAGAAATTTGCATTgctcttcaatttcttcatgAGGTCCTGAAGATACCAAG GTCATCAGCAATCAAGATTCTGCAACagataaagaaagaaggaagTTTTGACATTAAGGTCACATTATTGCACTGTATTAAACACTTGCAGGGTGATCACAAACTCTTTGCAGCAGATATATTGCTTCAGTTAAATGCACTG GATTCTCCACCTGAGAACAAAAAGTACAGAAATGAAGCTACCAGAGCTCTACTTGATGCAGTTACATATAGTGAAGGTTCAAATATGCAGCTTTTATCAACGTTCATTCTTGCGAATATCGGTGGAACTTATTCATGGACAGGAGAACCTTACACTGCTGCTTGGCTAATGAAAAGAGGAGGTCTAACTTCTATGTcacatatgaatatgataaGAAACATCAACTGGTCAGATGAATGCTTGCAG GATACAGGAATAGATGGATGGTGTTGTAAGATAGCTAGAAGAATTATTGATACAGGCAAAGCCACGTTTTGTGGTTTACAAGAAGGGCTAAAGAGTAAAAACAAGAGTGTTTCAAAAGCATGTCTTATAGCCATTGCATGGCTCAGTATAGAGATTTCAAAAGGTCCAAATAGTTTAAAATACTCAGCATGTGAAGTTTTACTTGATGAGGTAGCACAATTTCTCCACCCTGGTTTGGAGCTTGAAGAAAGACTTCTTGCTTGTATATGCATCTATAATTTTAGCTCTGGCAAAG GAATCCACAAACTAGTCAATTTCTCGGAAGGAGTTAGAGAGTCTTTGAGACGTCTTTCACATGTGACTTGGATGGCAGACGAACTGCATAAAGCAACATATTATCTATTCAGCAAATCT GACCAACGCATATCTTGTGTTCATACACAAACCGTAGAGATGCATCAATCTGGCAGTGGAGCTGTAACAGCACTCATCTACCATAAAGGCTTGCTCTTTAGTGGATTCTCAGATGGTTCAATCAGG GTGTGGAATGTGAATAAGAAAATAGCTACGCTTTTATGGGACATCAAGGAGCACAAAAGCACAGTAACATGCTTTTCACTCTCTGAAACAGGAGAGTGTGTCTTAAGTGGATCAGCAGATAAAACTATCAGG GTATGGCAGATAGTTAAAGGAAAACTGGAATGTGCTGAAgtcataaaaacaaaagattcaataAGGAAACTGGAAGCATTCGGAAATATGATCTTTGTTATAACAAAAGGGCACAAGATGAAG CTGCTTGATTCATCAAGAATATCTCAAAGTATCTTCAAAGGTAAAGGTGTGAAGAGTATGGTATCAGCTCAAGGAAAGATTTATATAGGATGCATAGATACAAGTATACAG GAATTAATTGTTGCAAATAAACGGGAGAAAGAGATTAAAGCACCGACGAGGAGCTGGAGACTTCAAAACAAGCCTATCAATTCAGTGGTTGTGTACAAAGATATGTTATATAGCTCAAGCACATATGTTGAGATGTCTAATATAAAG GATCTGAGAAGGAACTATGAGCCCCAAATGTCAATAACAGCAGAAAAGGGGTCTAATATAGTAGCAATGGGTGTTGTTGAAGACTTCATCTACCTGAATCGAAGTTCATCCGCAAACACTCTTCAGGTAATCTTTTTCTATAAAGCTAAAACACTTCCTAGCTAG